Proteins from one Coleofasciculus sp. FACHB-T130 genomic window:
- a CDS encoding AtzE family amidohydrolase — protein sequence MSQAYPDATQIAYAVRNSEVSAKAVVAATLARIADQNQTLNCFTAVTAETAIADAETIDRAIAQGDDPGILAGVPFAVKNLFDIAGLTTLAGAKINAENPPAIQDATAVAKLKQAGAVLVGALNMDEYAYGFVTENSHYGTSANPHDLTRVTGGSSGGSAAAVASGLVPLTLGSDTNGSIRVPAAFCGVFGFKPTYGRLSRAGAGLFSSSFDHIGPFARSVRDLAAVFDVLQGADARDPVCTTRPPEPCLPYLKRSIEGLRIAVADVYFAQGAEPEALEAVANVARALGVQETVTIPEPHRARAAAYVITASEGSNLHLASLRSRPQDFDPATRDRFLAGALIPASWYIQAQRFRQWYRDRVREIFSEVDIILAPTTPCIAPPIGQEKMAIAGEEVLVRPHLGLFTQPLSFIGLPVLSVPIHRPDAMPLGVQIIAAPYNETLILRVAAVLEAQGIISVPIANGDRA from the coding sequence ATGAGCCAAGCCTATCCTGACGCTACTCAAATTGCCTATGCCGTGCGGAATTCTGAAGTTTCAGCAAAAGCCGTCGTTGCTGCTACCTTGGCGAGAATTGCCGACCAGAATCAGACGCTGAACTGTTTTACGGCTGTTACGGCTGAGACGGCAATTGCGGACGCCGAAACCATCGATCGCGCGATCGCTCAAGGCGACGATCCGGGTATTTTAGCAGGGGTACCTTTCGCCGTTAAAAATCTCTTCGATATCGCGGGTTTAACCACCCTCGCAGGCGCAAAAATTAACGCCGAAAATCCTCCAGCGATCCAAGACGCCACCGCCGTCGCCAAACTCAAACAAGCAGGTGCCGTCCTAGTCGGGGCGCTGAATATGGATGAGTATGCTTACGGCTTTGTCACTGAAAACAGCCACTACGGTACATCAGCAAACCCCCACGATCTGACTCGCGTTACCGGAGGTTCTTCTGGAGGTTCTGCGGCTGCTGTGGCATCTGGGTTAGTGCCGCTGACGCTGGGTTCGGATACGAACGGCTCGATCCGCGTTCCTGCGGCATTTTGCGGAGTTTTCGGCTTTAAGCCGACTTATGGGCGTTTGTCAAGAGCAGGCGCGGGATTGTTTTCGAGTAGCTTCGATCATATTGGGCCGTTTGCCCGTTCCGTGCGCGACCTAGCTGCCGTTTTTGATGTCTTGCAAGGGGCAGATGCCAGAGATCCGGTTTGTACAACTCGCCCCCCAGAACCGTGCTTGCCGTACCTCAAACGGAGCATTGAGGGGTTGCGAATTGCCGTGGCGGATGTTTATTTTGCCCAAGGTGCAGAACCAGAAGCGTTGGAAGCGGTTGCTAATGTCGCGCGGGCGTTAGGCGTGCAAGAAACTGTCACCATCCCGGAACCCCATCGGGCAAGGGCGGCGGCGTATGTGATTACGGCGAGTGAAGGGTCGAATCTGCATTTAGCTTCCTTGCGATCGCGTCCTCAAGATTTCGATCCGGCAACCCGCGATCGCTTTCTAGCCGGTGCCCTCATTCCAGCAAGCTGGTACATTCAGGCGCAAAGATTTCGGCAATGGTACCGCGATCGCGTTCGGGAAATCTTCAGCGAGGTTGATATCATTCTCGCCCCAACCACTCCCTGCATTGCCCCTCCGATTGGACAAGAAAAAATGGCGATCGCTGGCGAGGAGGTGCTAGTCCGTCCCCACCTAGGACTCTTCACGCAACCCCTATCTTTTATTGGTTTGCCGGTTCTCTCTGTCCCCATTCATCGCCCCGATGCCATGCCTTTAGGAGTGCAAATCATCGCCGCACCTTACAACGAGACGCTGATTCTCCGGGTGGCGGCGGTACTGGAGGCACAGGGGATCATTTCAGTACCGATTGCAAATGGCGATCGCGCTTAA
- a CDS encoding DUF4089 domain-containing protein, which yields MTTDDIAEEYVNLMAKLIDLPLAPEHHPGVVENLSKIAAIAQLVNEFPLPDEIEAAPVFQP from the coding sequence ATGACCACTGACGACATCGCTGAAGAATATGTCAATTTGATGGCAAAATTAATTGATTTGCCGCTGGCTCCAGAACACCATCCAGGTGTGGTGGAGAATCTGAGTAAAATTGCTGCGATCGCGCAACTCGTCAACGAGTTTCCTCTGCCCGATGAAATCGAAGCCGCACCCGTGTTTCAACCATGA
- a CDS encoding PAS domain S-box protein: MLKVTRSQLLSYGVVVLSVVVALLLTLLLQPLMGPLIFPFFYAAVSISAWYGGMVPGLLAAILSALVTNFLFLGPLYSLNVASTSLVVRLGVFILVTFLISSLNSELHTAKQRLETSLLKLQASEKRYRRLIDTANEGIWTIDTQGRTDYVNQRMAQMLGYRVEEILERSIFDFVDEASRQEALQKILQPNPDVTAQYDLQFRRKDGSDLWAIVCTSPIFSDMGEFLGTLAMITDVSDRKQAELVLQESTRRVTNVLESITDAFVALDRQWRITYVNHETARLNGQKLEEIVGKTHWEQWPWSVGTKVEREYRRAITEQVAVHFEVFYEPLSIWLEIHAYPSEDGLSIYYRDITERKQAQETLEKKENELRLITNALPVLIAYINSEQRYCFHNKAYEEWFGDSGTQVNGKQVREVLGEAAYEATRPYIETVLSGKQVTYETKLPYKDGDTRYISATYIPQFDSLGQVEGFVGLVSDISDRKASEEALRRSEERFRRLFDSNLSGVAFWNLDGFITEANDAYLRLVGYTREEFTELGKISWKNLTPPEYQHVDERAIAEVLATGVSNIYEKEYVQRDGKRVPIVLGIALLNDSQQEGVAFLLDISDRKQVEAERALLLSLEQIARAEAETAKEQVSNILESITDGFLAFDREWRFTYVNREGARTLGRSSEELLGKNFWEELPEVVNTRFDQMYRRVIAEQVPLELEDYYPPFDAWFAVRAYPTETGGLSVYFRNISDRKHAEAALSESEERFRLMADTAPVLIWMSGLDKLCYYFNKPWLNFTGRTTEEEMGNGWMEGVHPDDLQFCLDTYVNAFDARQDLKMEYRLRRFDGEYRWLLDIGIPRFTPEGIFLGYIGSCIDISDRKEAEASIRQLNEKLEKRVQERTAQLEAANKELESFSYSVSHDLRAPLRHISGFVDLLLKRLGSTTLDETSLRYLKTIAQTTKQAGVLVDELLAFSRMGRTEMRYASINMDRLVREVQRDLEPEINNRAVTWQLENLPEVQGDPSMLRLVLQNLMANAIKYTQTRTHAEIEIGSTDNESEVVFFIRDNGVGFDMQYVHKLFGVFQRLHSQQEFEGTGIGLANVQRIIHRHGGRTWAEGAVEGGATFYFSLPKLAGKT, translated from the coding sequence ATGCTGAAAGTAACACGCTCCCAACTCTTGAGCTATGGCGTGGTTGTATTGAGTGTGGTGGTAGCTCTGCTACTGACACTCCTGTTACAGCCACTGATGGGACCGCTCATTTTCCCCTTCTTTTATGCAGCAGTGTCGATTAGTGCCTGGTATGGTGGCATGGTTCCGGGGCTGCTAGCTGCAATTTTATCGGCTTTAGTTACCAATTTCCTCTTCTTAGGGCCGCTCTATTCTTTAAACGTCGCCAGCACGAGCCTTGTAGTGCGACTGGGTGTATTTATTCTTGTGACGTTCCTGATCAGCTCGCTGAACTCAGAACTACACACTGCAAAACAGCGGCTAGAGACGAGTCTGCTGAAGCTACAAGCAAGTGAGAAGCGCTATCGTCGCCTCATCGATACTGCCAACGAAGGCATCTGGACAATCGATACCCAAGGACGGACAGACTACGTCAACCAGCGAATGGCGCAAATGCTGGGATACAGGGTGGAAGAAATCCTGGAACGATCCATTTTCGACTTTGTGGATGAAGCGTCGCGCCAGGAAGCACTGCAAAAAATACTACAACCCAACCCAGACGTCACCGCTCAATATGACTTGCAGTTCCGCCGCAAAGACGGCTCGGATCTCTGGGCAATTGTATGTACCAGTCCAATTTTCAGCGACATGGGGGAATTCCTCGGCACGCTTGCCATGATTACCGATGTCAGCGATCGCAAGCAAGCAGAGTTGGTGCTACAGGAGTCCACCCGTCGCGTTACGAACGTCCTAGAGAGCATCACTGATGCGTTTGTCGCTTTGGATCGCCAGTGGCGGATCACCTATGTAAACCATGAAACAGCGAGGCTCAACGGGCAAAAGCTGGAGGAAATCGTTGGAAAAACTCACTGGGAGCAATGGCCTTGGTCAGTAGGGACGAAAGTTGAGCGAGAATATCGACGGGCAATTACCGAGCAGGTGGCTGTCCATTTCGAGGTGTTCTACGAGCCGTTAAGCATCTGGTTAGAGATCCATGCTTATCCTTCCGAAGACGGGCTGAGCATTTATTACCGGGACATCACCGAGCGCAAGCAAGCGCAGGAGACGCTGGAAAAAAAAGAAAATGAACTCCGCCTGATTACAAATGCCTTGCCAGTCCTGATTGCCTATATCAATTCAGAACAGCGCTATTGCTTTCACAACAAAGCCTATGAAGAATGGTTCGGGGATTCTGGCACGCAAGTGAATGGAAAGCAAGTTCGGGAGGTTCTGGGCGAAGCCGCTTATGAAGCGACTCGTCCGTATATTGAGACAGTCTTGTCAGGAAAACAAGTTACTTACGAAACCAAACTCCCCTATAAAGATGGTGATACCCGCTACATCAGTGCCACTTACATTCCCCAGTTTGACAGTCTTGGGCAAGTTGAAGGATTTGTCGGCTTAGTTAGCGATATCAGCGATCGCAAAGCATCTGAGGAAGCGTTGCGTCGCTCGGAAGAGCGCTTCCGCAGACTCTTCGACTCCAACCTGAGCGGCGTTGCCTTCTGGAATTTGGATGGTTTCATCACTGAAGCCAATGACGCTTACCTCCGCTTGGTTGGCTACACCCGCGAAGAATTTACCGAATTGGGAAAAATCAGTTGGAAAAACCTAACGCCCCCAGAGTACCAACACGTAGATGAGCGAGCGATCGCAGAGGTTCTAGCAACGGGAGTTTCCAATATTTACGAGAAAGAGTACGTCCAACGGGACGGCAAGCGAGTGCCGATCGTTCTGGGGATTGCCTTGCTTAACGACTCTCAGCAAGAGGGTGTCGCCTTTTTACTGGACATTAGCGATCGCAAACAAGTAGAGGCAGAACGCGCTTTGCTTTTATCCTTGGAGCAAATCGCCCGTGCGGAAGCAGAAACTGCTAAAGAGCAAGTCTCCAATATTCTCGAAAGCATCACCGACGGCTTTCTCGCCTTCGACCGCGAGTGGCGTTTTACCTACGTTAACCGCGAGGGAGCCAGAACTTTGGGTCGTTCCTCGGAAGAACTTCTGGGCAAGAACTTCTGGGAAGAGTTGCCAGAAGTTGTCAATACCCGCTTCGATCAGATGTACCGGCGGGTAATTGCCGAGCAAGTGCCTCTGGAACTGGAAGATTATTACCCACCGTTCGACGCTTGGTTTGCCGTCCGCGCCTATCCTACCGAAACCGGAGGGCTATCGGTATACTTCCGCAACATTAGCGATCGCAAGCACGCTGAAGCCGCCTTAAGCGAAAGTGAAGAACGCTTTCGCTTAATGGCAGATACGGCTCCCGTCTTGATTTGGATGTCTGGTTTAGACAAGCTCTGTTACTACTTCAATAAACCCTGGCTGAACTTTACCGGACGGACAACGGAAGAAGAGATGGGCAACGGTTGGATGGAAGGAGTTCATCCTGACGATCTCCAATTTTGTTTAGACACTTATGTAAATGCGTTTGATGCTCGTCAAGATTTAAAAATGGAATATCGCCTCAGACGCTTTGATGGGGAGTACCGATGGCTTCTAGATATTGGGATTCCCCGATTTACGCCAGAGGGCATTTTTCTGGGTTATATCGGCTCGTGTATCGATATTAGCGATCGCAAAGAAGCTGAAGCATCGATTCGACAACTCAATGAAAAGTTAGAAAAACGGGTCCAAGAACGGACTGCTCAACTAGAAGCTGCTAATAAAGAACTTGAATCTTTCTCCTACTCGGTTTCCCATGACTTGCGGGCACCACTTCGCCATATTAGCGGTTTCGTGGACTTGCTCCTAAAACGGCTAGGGTCAACAACCCTCGATGAAACCAGTCTGCGTTATCTCAAAACGATTGCCCAGACCACTAAACAAGCCGGAGTTCTCGTCGATGAACTGCTCGCCTTTTCCCGCATGGGGCGCACTGAGATGCGCTATGCATCGATTAATATGGATCGGCTGGTTCGAGAAGTCCAACGCGATCTAGAGCCGGAAATCAATAACCGGGCGGTAACTTGGCAACTTGAAAACTTACCTGAAGTCCAAGGCGACCCTTCCATGTTACGGCTGGTACTCCAGAATCTGATGGCGAATGCTATTAAGTACACGCAGACACGCACCCATGCCGAAATAGAAATTGGCAGCACTGACAATGAGTCTGAGGTTGTCTTTTTTATTCGTGATAATGGCGTAGGATTCGATATGCAGTACGTACACAAACTTTTTGGCGTATTTCAGCGCCTGCACAGCCAACAAGAGTTCGAGGGGACTGGCATTGGATTGGCGAACGTCCAGCGAATTATCCATCGTCATGGCGGTCGAACCTGGGCAGAGGGTGCGGTAGAGGGTGGAGCAACTTTCTACTTCTCATTGCCAAAATTGGCAGGAAAAACATGA
- a CDS encoding response regulator, whose translation MKELKRILLVEDSPNDVELTLAALEENHLANEVVVVRDGEEALDYLYRRGIFKLRIEGNPVVVLLDLKLPKVDGLEVLAQLKSDPTMKVIPIVMLTSSREEQDLIRSYDLGVNAYVVKPVDFHEFVNAIKEIGLFWAVVNQPPPGSLPIACTV comes from the coding sequence ATGAAAGAATTGAAACGAATTTTGCTAGTTGAAGATAGTCCCAACGATGTTGAGTTAACACTCGCAGCGCTAGAGGAAAACCATCTAGCGAATGAAGTGGTGGTCGTGCGCGACGGGGAGGAAGCGCTAGATTATCTCTATCGACGGGGGATTTTTAAGCTGCGGATTGAAGGGAATCCGGTCGTGGTACTGCTAGATCTAAAATTACCCAAAGTGGATGGGCTGGAAGTGCTAGCACAGTTGAAGTCTGACCCTACGATGAAAGTAATCCCAATCGTCATGCTGACTTCTTCACGGGAAGAGCAAGATCTGATTAGGAGTTACGATTTAGGGGTGAATGCTTATGTTGTGAAGCCAGTTGATTTTCATGAATTTGTGAACGCCATCAAGGAAATCGGGCTTTTTTGGGCAGTCGTCAATCAGCCACCACCTGGTTCTTTACCCATTGCCTGTACTGTCTAA
- a CDS encoding response regulator — MKVLRILLLEDSLLDTELIYANLSNGGIDCELVQVETRTDFVTALETDSFDLILSDYSLPSFDGISALKIARSLCCDVPFIFVSATIGEELAIETLKNGATDYVVKQRLERLVPSVMRALRESQERSDRKAAEQDLHKSHERLKLLSETASKLLLNDRPQELIDNLFQELSSHLGLEVYFNYLVDREKQLLHLNCCGGVSEQVSQEREWLDLGETVCGRVALERHHFVAENIQQSTDPKIEMARSLGITAYACHPLLAHGQLMGTLSFGTRNRIRFETDEIELMKVVCDQVAIALERAQMLTRQRQYTSRLQRLAEASVSINSTLSLDEMLSLITAQSREIIGTHQSVTSITVGENWEQAINSVSLSDKYAQWRDYSETTDGSGIYALVCSMKRPMRMTQAELEAHPAWRGFGKAADQHPPMRGWLAVPLIGRNGKNIGLIQLSDKYEGEFTEEDEAILVQMAQMASAAIDNAQLYQESQQANRMKDEFLAILSHELRSPLNPILGWTQLLRTRKFDQATTARAIETIERNAKLQTQLIDDLLDVSRIIRGKVGLNISPINLVSTLEAAIDTVRLAADAKSIQLQSFLDPTVGLVSGDSSRIQQVVWNLLSNAIKFTPEGGRVEIRLSMVSGQKSFANERELMTNEGLRTYRNYAQIQVLDTGKGIRADFLPHVFDYFRQADGSTTRKHGGLGLGLAIVHHLVELHGGTVYAESPGEGQGATFTVILPLIKSEAKKLTMEEDVLLGSESSVGSALLDGVRVLVVDDDTDTREFLTFMLEQYGAEAIAAASAQEAFERIPQVRPDVLVSDIGMPDEDGYSLLGKVRKLDASQGGETPAIALTAYAREEDRTQALSAGFQMHLAKPVEPDELANVVAKLAASTSNR, encoded by the coding sequence GTGAAAGTACTGCGTATCCTCCTACTCGAAGACAGTCTGCTAGATACAGAACTCATCTATGCGAATTTAAGCAATGGTGGGATTGACTGCGAGTTGGTGCAAGTAGAGACGCGCACTGACTTTGTTACAGCACTAGAAACAGACTCTTTTGACTTGATTCTCTCAGATTACTCACTGCCGTCGTTTGATGGCATCTCAGCGCTGAAAATCGCTCGCTCCCTTTGCTGCGATGTGCCATTTATTTTTGTCTCGGCGACGATTGGCGAGGAATTGGCGATTGAGACTCTGAAAAACGGTGCGACAGACTACGTGGTGAAGCAACGGCTAGAGCGACTGGTGCCATCAGTCATGCGAGCTTTGCGAGAAAGCCAGGAACGCAGCGATCGCAAAGCTGCGGAACAAGACCTACACAAAAGCCATGAGCGGCTCAAGCTTCTATCGGAAACCGCAAGCAAGTTACTGTTGAACGATCGACCGCAAGAACTAATCGATAACCTATTTCAAGAACTTTCTTCTCATCTAGGACTTGAAGTTTATTTCAACTACTTGGTCGATCGGGAAAAACAACTTCTGCATTTAAACTGTTGTGGTGGAGTTTCCGAGCAAGTTTCCCAAGAAAGAGAGTGGTTGGATTTGGGTGAAACTGTGTGTGGACGTGTCGCTTTAGAGCGTCACCACTTCGTCGCAGAGAACATTCAGCAATCGACAGACCCGAAAATAGAAATGGCGCGATCGCTAGGGATTACAGCTTATGCTTGTCACCCGTTACTCGCCCACGGTCAGCTCATGGGAACCCTTTCTTTTGGCACCCGCAACCGCATCCGTTTCGAGACGGATGAAATTGAATTGATGAAGGTTGTTTGCGATCAGGTAGCGATCGCATTAGAACGCGCCCAAATGTTGACCCGTCAACGGCAATATACCAGCCGTTTGCAACGCCTCGCAGAGGCATCCGTTTCCATCAACTCAACCCTATCTCTCGACGAAATGCTATCGCTGATTACCGCACAGTCCCGCGAAATCATCGGGACACATCAGTCAGTCACTAGCATCACGGTAGGCGAGAACTGGGAACAGGCGATTAACTCAGTCTCTCTGTCAGATAAGTACGCGCAGTGGCGAGATTACAGTGAAACAACCGATGGTTCTGGCATCTATGCACTGGTCTGTAGCATGAAGCGCCCGATGCGGATGACGCAAGCCGAACTAGAAGCACATCCAGCTTGGCGAGGTTTTGGGAAGGCGGCTGACCAGCACCCACCGATGCGGGGTTGGCTAGCTGTACCCCTGATCGGTCGGAATGGAAAAAATATCGGTTTAATTCAGCTTTCCGACAAATACGAGGGGGAATTTACCGAAGAGGATGAAGCCATTCTGGTACAAATGGCTCAGATGGCATCGGCGGCGATTGATAATGCACAGCTTTACCAAGAATCTCAGCAAGCGAATCGCATGAAAGATGAGTTCTTGGCGATACTTTCTCACGAGTTGCGATCGCCGCTCAACCCAATCCTCGGTTGGACGCAACTACTCCGCACCCGAAAGTTTGACCAAGCTACCACTGCTCGTGCGATTGAAACCATCGAGCGCAATGCTAAATTGCAGACACAGCTCATTGATGATTTGCTGGATGTCTCGCGGATCATCCGCGGAAAAGTCGGTCTAAATATCTCCCCAATCAACCTAGTCTCTACCCTTGAGGCAGCTATCGACACGGTGCGTCTGGCGGCTGACGCGAAATCGATTCAGCTTCAGTCTTTCCTCGATCCAACGGTCGGGCTGGTTTCGGGCGATTCCAGCCGCATACAACAAGTTGTTTGGAATTTGCTCTCAAACGCGATTAAGTTTACGCCGGAAGGCGGTCGTGTTGAGATAAGACTGTCAATGGTCAGCGGTCAAAAGTCATTCGCCAACGAACGCGAACTCATGACAAATGAAGGACTCAGGACTTATCGCAACTATGCCCAAATTCAAGTCCTCGACACCGGGAAGGGCATCCGTGCTGACTTTTTGCCCCATGTCTTTGATTACTTCCGACAAGCGGATGGCTCAACGACTCGGAAGCACGGTGGACTGGGACTCGGTTTGGCAATCGTGCATCATTTAGTAGAACTGCACGGTGGGACTGTCTACGCAGAAAGTCCGGGCGAAGGACAGGGAGCAACTTTCACAGTAATATTGCCACTTATCAAGAGTGAGGCGAAAAAACTAACAATGGAAGAAGATGTTTTATTGGGTTCTGAATCCTCCGTCGGCAGCGCTTTACTCGATGGCGTGCGAGTACTGGTTGTGGACGATGATACTGACACGCGGGAATTTCTGACCTTCATGCTGGAACAATATGGCGCTGAAGCGATCGCAGCGGCATCGGCACAAGAAGCATTTGAGCGAATCCCTCAAGTCAGACCGGATGTTCTGGTGAGTGACATTGGGATGCCCGACGAGGATGGCTATTCTTTGCTTGGGAAAGTGCGGAAACTGGATGCCAGCCAAGGAGGAGAGACTCCGGCGATCGCGCTGACTGCCTATGCGAGGGAAGAAGACCGCACGCAGGCTCTCTCGGCAGGCTTTCAGATGCATTTGGCGAAGCCAGTTGAGCCAGATGAATTGGCGAATGTGGTTGCAAAGCTGGCGGCAAGCACTTCAAATCGATAA
- a CDS encoding ABC transporter substrate-binding protein yields MLYRQSVNKLRKFLPNLRSLRRFGISILLFLGIVLFSWFVMAQQPVTLNLLLPAPDAPPLQRMIKDFEAENPGIRINIVEGPNATNLVEDLYTSAFILGESPYDLVVMDIIWTPKFAAAGWLLDLSNRISQDELAAFSPNDVEGGRYEGKLYRLPIRSDAGMLYYRKDLLAEAGLQPPETFQDLMAASKTLQKAGKVTWGYLWQGRQYEGAVAMFMEVLEGAGGFWVNPDTLEVGLDRPEALRAIEFLRGTVQEGVAPPGVTTYHEEDTRRFFQNGQAAFLRSWPYVWPLANEETSPIKGKIGIKPMVHAAGQSGAACLGGWGFGISKSSRHPEEAWKAIQYFTSEETQRQFILKEGYLPSRRALFTDPQIVTKYPHYPQILEVVQKAVLRPPIAQYAQASDILQRYLSAALTNRTSPEKAMQSAANETRRLLNAGQAKPSA; encoded by the coding sequence ATGTTATATCGCCAATCGGTAAACAAACTGCGAAAATTCCTACCAAACCTCCGCTCTTTGCGTCGCTTTGGGATATCTATTCTTCTTTTCTTGGGCATCGTATTGTTTAGCTGGTTCGTGATGGCTCAGCAGCCAGTCACGCTCAACCTGTTGCTGCCTGCCCCAGATGCCCCACCCTTGCAGCGGATGATCAAAGACTTCGAGGCAGAGAATCCAGGCATTCGCATCAACATCGTTGAAGGTCCTAACGCTACAAACTTGGTTGAAGACCTCTATACCTCTGCTTTCATCTTGGGAGAATCTCCTTATGACCTGGTGGTCATGGATATCATCTGGACGCCAAAATTTGCGGCGGCGGGTTGGCTGCTAGACCTCAGCAACCGGATTTCCCAAGACGAATTGGCAGCATTTTCACCCAATGATGTCGAAGGGGGACGTTACGAAGGCAAGCTGTACCGACTGCCAATTCGTTCTGATGCGGGGATGCTCTACTACCGGAAAGACTTGCTAGCAGAAGCCGGATTGCAGCCGCCAGAAACTTTTCAAGATTTGATGGCAGCTTCCAAAACCTTGCAGAAGGCAGGAAAGGTAACATGGGGCTACCTCTGGCAAGGTCGCCAATACGAAGGAGCGGTGGCAATGTTTATGGAGGTTCTCGAAGGCGCTGGTGGCTTCTGGGTGAATCCCGACACGTTAGAAGTTGGGTTAGATCGACCGGAAGCCTTAAGAGCCATCGAGTTTTTGCGCGGCACCGTTCAGGAGGGTGTTGCTCCGCCTGGGGTGACAACCTATCACGAAGAAGATACCCGACGCTTCTTCCAAAACGGTCAGGCAGCGTTTTTAAGAAGTTGGCCTTATGTCTGGCCCTTAGCGAATGAAGAGACTTCGCCCATCAAGGGAAAAATCGGGATTAAACCGATGGTTCACGCCGCCGGTCAAAGTGGGGCGGCTTGCCTAGGCGGCTGGGGTTTTGGAATTTCTAAATCCTCTCGACATCCAGAGGAAGCCTGGAAAGCGATTCAATACTTTACCAGTGAAGAAACACAGCGGCAATTCATATTGAAAGAGGGCTATCTGCCCAGCCGACGGGCATTATTTACAGACCCACAGATTGTCACTAAATACCCCCACTACCCGCAGATTTTAGAGGTGGTGCAAAAAGCCGTCTTACGTCCGCCGATTGCACAATATGCCCAAGCCTCTGATATTTTGCAACGCTACCTCAGTGCCGCACTCACCAACCGAACGAGTCCGGAAAAAGCAATGCAATCTGCCGCCAATGAAACGCGCCGACTCCTCAACGCGGGTCAAGCGAAACCGTCGGCATAA
- a CDS encoding ABC transporter permease subunit encodes MMNLNTIRGREQRTGWILLLPALLVLLLVYGYPIVRAFWLSLFTKNLGTELQPVFVGLDNYGRMAGDGRFWQSFWTTTVFTTSAVIIELLLGLGIALVLTQKFRGRSLVRTTAILPWALPTALIGLAWGWIFNDQFGVVNDILRRVGLIEGGINWLGDPTLALMAVIFADVWKTTPFISILLLAGLQSISPDLYEAHSIDGATPWQNFTRITLPLLMPQILIALLFRFAQSFGIFDLIAVMTGGGPGGSTEVVSLYIYSTVMRYLDFGYGAALVVVTFTLLIVAVAIASFLLSRSRAKTSGAA; translated from the coding sequence ATGATGAACCTGAATACAATCCGAGGTCGGGAACAACGCACGGGCTGGATCTTACTACTGCCTGCCTTGCTTGTCCTGTTATTGGTCTATGGCTACCCGATTGTCCGGGCATTCTGGTTGAGTTTGTTTACGAAGAACCTAGGAACCGAGTTGCAACCTGTCTTCGTGGGTCTGGATAATTACGGGCGGATGGCGGGGGATGGTCGTTTCTGGCAGAGTTTCTGGACAACAACAGTCTTCACTACCTCAGCCGTCATTATCGAGCTATTACTAGGGCTGGGAATCGCTCTGGTTCTGACTCAGAAATTTCGGGGAAGAAGCTTGGTGCGAACGACAGCTATCTTACCGTGGGCATTACCGACTGCTCTGATCGGTCTTGCCTGGGGTTGGATTTTTAACGACCAGTTTGGCGTTGTCAACGACATTCTCAGACGAGTCGGTCTCATAGAAGGTGGGATTAACTGGCTGGGAGATCCAACGCTGGCATTGATGGCGGTGATCTTTGCCGATGTTTGGAAAACCACGCCGTTTATCAGCATTCTGCTCTTAGCTGGGTTGCAGTCGATTTCGCCTGACCTCTACGAAGCCCATTCGATTGATGGAGCAACCCCTTGGCAAAACTTCACTAGAATTACGCTACCGTTGCTGATGCCGCAAATCTTAATTGCACTGCTATTTCGATTTGCCCAATCTTTCGGGATTTTCGACTTGATTGCGGTGATGACAGGTGGCGGGCCTGGAGGTTCGACGGAAGTGGTCTCGCTGTACATCTACTCCACCGTGATGCGCTACTTAGACTTTGGTTATGGTGCGGCGCTGGTGGTAGTGACCTTTACGTTGCTGATTGTAGCAGTAGCGATCGCTAGTTTCTTGCTCAGTCGCTCTCGTGCCAAAACTTCAGGAGCCGCTTAA